The following DNA comes from Anopheles arabiensis isolate DONGOLA chromosome 3, AaraD3, whole genome shotgun sequence.
TGAAATGTGCTTGCAGCGCGCACGGGACTTGATCTCGAACTAAGCGAGAAGTGTTGGCGATGGCCAACGAACGCGACGGCGAGTCTGTGCCAGGGGTGCACAATCGAGTAGTGGCGTTGTGAAACATGCTCAATTGACGTGgacgttattttgtttttaaagaatgagGCAAATATTTTTCGGatcgtttgtgtgtattaaaaaataataattttttataaaatatttacttaGTACTTTTGACTAATTTTGAATTAGCTATTAACAAATTTTGTACAGTTATATCAAATATATTctgaaagcaaaaaatagtaatatgtatcagtttttttaataaagctttttttatgttataaacatgtttacatttaaacaataaataacataGCTGTTTATTGGACTGTGATTATGACAATTGAAAACCTGTgttaaaatgcataaatgtgtcttttaaaattaaatatgtaactgtaaaagtaaaaataaaaatatcgttccatttttaaatctttcaattaaaatgtaaGAGGGTTTAAACAATATAGTTTAAAAATTTCTAAACCAATGTAATCAGACAGCAGACAAAGATTAATCTTTACTTTTACCGAATTTATCTTTACTTCTACTGAATTTTCTCTGCCTGAACGGTAGGTCCAAAATGCAATGAGGaaattatttacttttatactatttttataaatacaacagcttaaaaatatttcattatttgctttttcttaCGTTACAGTTGAGGCTattttgaatgaatttttTCAACTTTAGCTCATGAACAAATAATACATTATTTTCCTACTATATTTCAATACAAATCTTTTCTCATTTGAGGAGCACTGGTACATGCAGCCTAGaagctttttgtttgataacatTACGATGACGATTCATTGTACCACGATGAACTGCAGTCCTAGTAGAAATGAATATGTTTGTACCATAGTcagtaataatattttttggtTCATCAAAAAGGTTTCATTGAAGCATCCGGATTGGGAATACATTAGTTGAAATTGCTAATGATAGTTGAACATACTCAAAACACATTATTCGGACATATTTGGCCCATTAAAGTAATGGTTGGTAAAGCTGCGAAACCGTTTGGTGAGTTGAAATGTGAAAATCTTATATTAAATTGtagtactttatgtttcactGATAAATGTATAGTTACCTGCATGATGTTAGGCGTCCACAAACAAGTTTGTTATGTTTAGTTTTACATCGTATTGAAGGGTTGTTAGAAACAGATTAAATTAGTTACGATTTAAATTGAAGTGTGATGACTAAATCTTTTTTTAGGAATCTGATGCTTTTttcagccggtctcgtagtacagtcgtcaactcgtacgacttaacaacatgcccgtcatgggttcaatccccaaatagacagcgccgccatacgtaggactgactatcctgctatgggggggaatcaattagtcactgaaagccaaggccactagtgggtacaggcaggccttgaccgacatcggttgttgagccaaagaaagaagaagaagatgcttTTTTCATGATGAGATAAATCCCATCTAATCTCAATGaagttttttaaatttgttatatgtttaatgtttatggTTATTAATCAAGGGACTGCAAAGCTCTCTCGACATCGCTTAAATTTGGATATAAATTTAAGTTTACATTCAATCAGACTGATACAAGGCAAATCGGACTGAAGGCAAAcacaaaatttattattattattatgttaaTAAATCGAAAATGCATCAGTAATGGTTTATACCGTGTAGAGTATACTAATTTAGATttagaattttattttattttttatcaagaataaagtttctttttttttagtccTTTCGTTGGTAAATGAACTATATCTGGTCTGTAGACTTGCTTAACTTGTTTGCCAAACTAATGCAGGATCCTGATCTTGATACTTCTGCAAAAAAATGGTGACTTTACAGGAGCCAATTATAAACCACGGTACATcttcatttttaaaaatattgtgtattatttataaaatattagtGCAATATAGAACTGAtaaataaaatggaaataagTTTGAagcgaataaaaaagaaaaaaaaaacataatatccattaaaatgtaatgcaaaacttaatgaaaatgaaaatcataAAGGAGAATAATTCATACATTTATtaacattaaacaaaacttCACAATAACTAGCTATAAACTAGCACTTGCTCTAACTTTTCGAACCACCCGGTGTCACtatgttaaaataaaaccttTACGATAAGATAAGATAGCACCTACTAGTAATGCTGCAGATAACAGTTCATCGTTGGCCCTACCGTACTGTCCGCTGTAGTAGTAAGAGTTTGTCCATGAAACAATCCACCAGCTAGAGGTACAGGATCCAGCACCTTGCCGGATCGCAGAGTGTGTTTAATTGTGCAACATTTTCCAAATCATTACAGTGCCTACAGTGCAGGATGTTTTGATTGTGGAACGGAATTTCGCTTATAGATCACCAAAATGATGCGCCAAGAATCATTGCTAAGCAACCACGAACGATACCCGCGCATCGAAGCGAACGCAAACAACATAAAGCAAGGTGAGTGGTCTCTGGCAGACGGCGAACCATTACTCACCTTCACACAGGATTGCGTAGCCAGGTCCGCGCCCATCGTGCGAAAGATAGCGCAATCggaattttgttgttgttatcagTCCAATGCTTACCCCGAATTAACGCGTGCCAATGTACGGGTTGTGgaccattttattttatgtttctttggGACAGATTCGATCGATTGCGGTGTGACGGCATGCAGCTGTTGTAATGGTCCAGGATGTATACGGTTGGGCACTGCTACGTCCTTCGTCGTGTGCCTATCGCTGGTGGCTTTCGTTAGCGGTGGCATCGAGAGCTACTTCCGGCTGGCAGCACACCAAGCTGCCAGCGAGCTGAGCTTCGATCCGATCGTGCTGGACTGGTTGCTAGTGACGGCCGGTGTTGCGCAGGGCCTGTTCGCGTTGCTGGTGAGCTATTGGGGCAATCGGTTCCATCGAATATCGTGGTTGGGCGGAATATTCATGCTGCAGGCAATCAGCTTGATAGTGCTGATCATACCGACGCTAACGCACAAGTGAGTATGGTGAGGAGTGAGTGAACCTCTGCGTGAACAATGAGGGTGAGAGTATCGAGTATTGTAGAGTTAGTGCACTGCGATGAAGTGAGACTATAGCTATAAAAAATAAGACAAAATAAGATGTTGCGTGAAGTGATATCGGACTAATAAGTTTGCCATGTGTGTTCACTACTTACTATCCAGCTCGGAAGAAAGCAACACCATCGAGGCACTGAACATGGACAAAACCTGTACGCTAGAACAATCTGGACGGCTGGTTATGGATCGACCGTACGCTATTACAACACTGGTACTGATGTTTATCGCGCAGGTTCTGATTGGCCTCGCCAATGTGGCCATCTACGCGCTAGGCATTAGCTATATCGACGATAACGTACGCACGCATCACAGTCCCGGATTGATCGGTACGTATTTGCAACGACACGGGCGAAACCCTACCACTAGGAGCAATTCAACAATTCACCTCACCAACAGGATGCGTCATAGCGGCGCGCATTTGGGGAGCTCAGCTAGGACTTGGCATCGGCTTAGCTGTGGGTGCCACCACGCTGGGCTGGTGGCTTGGATGGGCCATCATAGGGCCGCTTACCTTCCTGTTGGGTTTCGTCATCTCACTGTTCCCGAAGCGATTGCTCGCCACGATGGTACGCCAGGCGGCCAACGATATCGTCGAAACggccaccaacaacagcatgCAATCGATCGCCACCGCCGACAAGTGGCTGGCCGATATAACGCTCTGGGCCACGCTGAGGCGCGTCTTTTCCAACAAGGTGCTCGTGTGCAACGTGCTAGCGCTGGTGTTCATCCAGACCGGCATCGTGAACTTCCACTCGCACGAACAGTCCTATCTGCAGTCGCGCTTCTTTTTGCCCACGTCGCATGCGGACGGTATAAACGATGAATGGGCGTCCCGGTTGATTACCAACCTGATACGACCGTTTGCCGCTACTGTGGGCGTGATTGTGGCGGCACTCGTCATTGCCAGCACGAATCCTTCGGCCAGGTACGTTTAAACTTGACTATTAGCAATATGTGTTGAGATTTCCCCTAATTGTGATCATAGCAAAGCAATAGAATATTATTAAAACGCTGgatagggttttttttttggaaaaaaaagaaatgaattttGATTAAATCATTAATTGCTTAATCATTTAAAACGAATTTATGTTGCTAGTGTCTTGGCGCATTTGCATGTATGCAAGCCATTTGCTCTAGGGGCAATTCAGTGTCTGTGAATGTTCGATTTGCCCGCTGCAAGCGTGctaaataaatgtaattaaacGTGGTTAGGTCTTTGAAGTCGGCTTTGTGAGCACAATTGTCGTAAGGCATTGGCAGCAGTTTGTCCGTATAAACGGGGACAACTGTCGCTAATCAATATAATCCATGGCCTTGTCAAACAACGCTCGGTCGCAAGACGCAAGTGCTTGATTAAAGTGCACACAATAACACATCTCCATATTTAATACCAATagtaaaattgttaaaatttgACCTCCAGAACAAGCAGGGCTTGATTATTTAATCCTTGTGGTTAGTGTAGTAATTTAATGCAGAGTACCTTGGGCAGGCTAGGTTGCTTCCGTATGCAATTGAATAATCTATATGTTTTGCATGACTATTATTTTCGTTCTtagttaatatttatttaatttttaattattcgcAGAAAATTAGCTGGATGGAACATTATTGTTGGGGTGGTGGCTACAGGATTGTTTATTGGTAAGTTTGTCGTTCAACATATTTTAAAGGATATTAAAGTTTTTCGTGATTTTTGCAAAGTAACAAACAAAGTATCTGTTCAAATGCGAAAATGCGATCTTTGATAAAGCTATCTTGAAACAAAATTATAAGCAACGGCAATCTGTGCCGTAACGGCCAATTATCACGTACGAATTTAAAGTCAAATTCAAAGAAAATTATAAATCTTTATTCCATTCATCAAAAATCCATCCAGACCATTTTCGGATTGTAGCATAATGGATTGATATTGGTTGGAAGTGATAGAACGATGAATCCCAgattgttgaatttttgctATATTCAGAgacaaaatggagaaaaattaAAGGGCTCAACTAGGCTTCAATTATTTGTTAGTCCAATTTGGCTAATAACACCATCAAGTTTTCACTATTATTTTAGATTATCTGGATAGATGCAATACTATAGCGTAACTGTAGTGCTGTTTGTACAACAAAATAGCAATTATTACTTGcatttaaatatatattataGATATTTAATGCCAAAAGCATTGCTTATGTTGTTCTATTGCTTTACTGTGAACCGTAACGCAAACATATGCAAAGAGTATACTTCCCTAAtcccgcaaacaaaaaaagtatacaaaacacattttccaatATGCTGCAAACGTGGCGCCATCTATTAGGGAATAGCGAAACTACGAGAAACATGATCGTTCAAAATTACGGCAATGGCTGTTCGGCTGCGAAATAGCAATAGCAATAGCAACAAGAACTTCACATGTGATTAAATAACGATTTCTTTCCCAAAATTACATTACGCGcagcgtacattttcatctcGTGCGGCGAAGAACAAATAGCGGGCGCCTACCGTGGCCGTAAGCTTATCAAACCGTTCTGCGCATCCAACTGTGTGTGCGAGGAGAACGTACCATTTACACCGGTCTGCCCTATCGACAGTCGGTTTACATACTTTTCGCCGTGCCATGCCGGTTGTCAGGATCGGGAGGAAATCAACAATATCGTCATCTACCGAAACTGCACTTGCGGTGTTGATGTGGACATCGTGCTGGAGCACGGTGGCGATGCAACTGAGGGCGCCTGTGGGATTGACGACTGTCAACCGTACTGGATCGTGTTTCAGGTATTGACGGTGATAGTGGCGATGTTACTGGCCTCGGGCCTGACTGGTAAGGTGATCATCAGCCTGCGCTCGGTGCTGACGCAAGACAAGGCGATGGCGCTAGCGGTGGAGCTGACTTTGGTCGGGCTGGTGGTTTATTTGCCTGGAACAGCCATCTATCAGGTGGTGGCAAGTAAGTTAATACGTTTCCAGCGTTGCTTCATTGTTCGTTGAACAAATGACACGAGGGTGCACGGCCCTTTACAACGACGTTGAGGTAAAACGGTAACTTGTTCGCTCCTTCACAGCACACACGTGTCAGTTTTGGTCATCGAACGAGCGGCACTGCTTTCTGCACGAGACGCCGACGTTTGGAAATATTCTTAACATGATAACAGCAGCCTTAATCATCATCGGTCTAATCTTCGAGATGGTGGTGTATTACTTCGTGAAGGATACCGCTTTGTACGGTGAAAATGACGACACTTTGCTTCGGTAAGCTATCGTTGTCACAATTGTCACACTTCTCACTAATGACCACAAGTGAATTATTTCCTCTCTCCCTCAGGAATCCGATCGAGATGCGATTCATATCACCAGCGAGGACACAAACCATGACGGAATTGATGCCCTTGAATAACAGCATTTCAGACACGGTTGATCGTTCAACAACTTCGGAGGCGGCCGTACAATCAGCAACACTGATCGCCGACGAAGGCGTACCACCACCGTCGGTACAAACCATCCAAAACACGCAACCGTCCTACCCGACGGTTCGGTCCGTCTCGCCACTTGCCGCGAGTTCGGCCAACTACGCCCAAGTTGTGCGCCAGCTGCCAAAGAGAGAAACGTCGAGCGAAATAGATGAGCAGCTGGACTTCCGGTCGGCGACCAGTTTACCTCGCGGCCAAACAGACAGCGATGATGACAGTGATTATCGTTCCGGCGTGGTAGGACGAGTGCCGCAGCAGCATAGCAGTCCGAGAGTTGATCCCACGTTGAGACGAGATTATGCGCGAGACGGTCTCTTCTCTCCTAGGGCCACATCGCCCGAAAGCCCAGGCGAGCTTCCGTTGCGTTCGAGAAATGTCTCGGGCCGACCAATGAGTCCCGAGACGGATTTTTAGTATTACATGCTGGTCTATGTTCACTGACGGAGAATAGAAACAGCACATACATGAGAAGGTAGTTTTAACATATTAGTAGATCATTTGGCAGAATTTGGGGTTTGTTTATACCTTTGTTTGGTAGCATGTGTGCTAGTTTTCGGATGCAAAAGCTTCACTTTCCAAAAACTTGTCATTAATTCCGTGTTTAGATTTATTACAATCTGTTTTCGTTTTCagtactttcttttttttccgcATCATTACAAAGCACGGTTAAGTGCACCGCGTTCatcaacagacacacacacatcatttgCAGTAATTTCGAttcatgttttgttattttttttatttttttgatttGCATTATAGTAGGATTATTTGATAGGATCTTGTgttgcaataaataaaaaaataataaatgtaaataaacgtGACCTGTTTACTCGCGGAGGAAATTAAAGCGATAGCGATCGGAAAAAAAGATTTCTTCAGATTCTGCGAAAACCAAAAGAGAAACCAAACGCTTCCTTGTAGGGAAACGTACATATTCAACTTCATACTGCGCACATCTGCTTTCTTACCTTCTTGTTATTAAACTGTTAAATTTCCTACGCGCTTTACTATGTTTGCTTCTGCTTTCTGCGAGTAGGAATTGTTCGATTAAACAGCTTGCCCTATTAAACTTAATCGCTAGACGCGGATGACAAGCAGTTAGGGTTATCTATTATTTATGCTTTCATGACTTGTTTCGTTTTGCCCGGTCTTCACTCCACACAAGCTAGTTTGATGATGGTGTGTTGGCCTTCAACATTTTCATcgatttatgtattttgtagcattctttaataaaaatataaaccatATATGCTCCTCATAAAGATGACCGACTGCTGGGCATCtttttaacgtattttccCCTTTCTCGTGTGTTGGTATGTGTTGTTCCGGTGTATAGATTGGTACAGTTGGGCGGTGTTTAAATGTGTTGCATTCTCATATACGCGTGACCCAATTGTTCCGTGTTGGCAATTATATGGTGTAATAAGTTTCAGCTCATAATCATTCAGCTCGTCTCCGATGTCGTTGATCGGTTaaatcttttgcttcttttgtgTTCTGCTatctgttgtgttgtgtgcatgCAGTGTAAAGCAATAGTGATAACAGTGGtttactttcatttcatttagcGCAAATCCGCCTGGCATGCGCCTGGTACTTGGTACCAAAGAGTCTACACGGGCACGGcattaaaacacaaacagtaAAAAAGCACGAGCCGCAAACATCGCCTATCTTCCTCTCGCTTCATATCATATCACGATCACTTGCTGCAGCTGTCTGGGTGACGTTCACACAACAATTTTCACACTGCTTCACGGACCAGTTTTGTGATTAGTTTACATGTATTTTATACCTATTTCAAACGCCCATGGCAtgaacgcgcgcgcacgtgtgtgtggtaCAATCTGCTCTCGTGCTTTCTAGCTCGATAAATCTcttgcttgttttttcctAAACATTCCCTCGCATCATCATTATGTACAAACGGATCACATGTATTTGCCTTTTTACCAGCCCTTTCCTATTATTTCTTGCTGCACGTTCGTACTCGTAAACTCACACAAAGACCTGCTTTTTCTTGTGATACTTTTCCTATGATTGATCGGGTTTATACTAAAGTCAACGCAACGGTAGCTCAAAAGCAAACactaaaaaatgaaaaaaattaacaaaattttGCTTCCACcagtactactactacagccATGGGCGGGAAGGTAGGTTTATGTCGTCCCTCGCCCCACTTCCATTTTGTTAACCCGTTTCTGGACCATACTTCGGTGCTACATTGCACGCGCggagcagtaaaaaaaaagggcaGAGCGTTCGGTTTGGGGTGTAGAGTTGCCAGCAAAAAGTAGACAGCCAATAATAACTTGACACTGCTTTGCTCCAGTGATA
Coding sequences within:
- the LOC120902448 gene encoding solute carrier organic anion transporter family member 4C1, with product MMRQESLLSNHERYPRIEANANNIKQDSIDCGVTACSCCNGPGCIRLGTATSFVVCLSLVAFVSGGIESYFRLAAHQAASELSFDPIVLDWLLVTAGVAQGLFALLVSYWGNRFHRISWLGGIFMLQAISLIVLIIPTLTHNSEESNTIEALNMDKTCTLEQSGRLVMDRPYAITTLVLMFIAQVLIGLANVAIYALGISYIDDNVRTHHSPGLIGCVIAARIWGAQLGLGIGLAVGATTLGWWLGWAIIGPLTFLLGFVISLFPKRLLATMVRQAANDIVETATNNSMQSIATADKWLADITLWATLRRVFSNKVLVCNVLALVFIQTGIVNFHSHEQSYLQSRFFLPTSHADGINDEWASRLITNLIRPFAATVGVIVAALVIASTNPSARKLAGWNIIVGVVATGLFIAYIFISCGEEQIAGAYRGRKLIKPFCASNCVCEENVPFTPVCPIDSRFTYFSPCHAGCQDREEINNIVIYRNCTCGVDVDIVLEHGGDATEGACGIDDCQPYWIVFQVLTVIVAMLLASGLTGKVIISLRSVLTQDKAMALAVELTLVGLVVYLPGTAIYQVVATHTCQFWSSNERHCFLHETPTFGNILNMITAALIIIGLIFEMVVYYFVKDTALYGENDDTLLRNPIEMRFISPARTQTMTELMPLNNSISDTVDRSTTSEAAVQSATLIADEGVPPPSVQTIQNTQPSYPTVRSVSPLAASSANYAQVVRQLPKRETSSEIDEQLDFRSATSLPRGQTDSDDDSDYRSGVVGRVPQQHSSPRVDPTLRRDYARDGLFSPRATSPESPGELPLRSRNVSGRPMSPETDF